The DNA window CGCCCGGTCCAGCCGGAACGCGTTCCCTTCCTGATTGAAATACTTTTCCCGAAAGAATACCGGCGCGTTGTGCAGGGCGCTCTCGCCGTACAGTCCCTCGCGGGACCGCGCCAAACAGCCCCGCGAGATGTCCGACGCGAGGATCTCCGGCGGCGGGTCCGGGCGGGAGGACTCGTTCCACACCATGCGGAGCGTGAAAGGCTCCTCGCCGGAAGCCGAGCCGAGCGACCAGATCCGCGCGGGCCCGCCCCCCTCGGCCAGATCCGCCAACACCGGGAAGAGGGTCTCCGGAAAACGGAGCCAGACGTGGCGGTCGCGGAAGAACCGGCTGATGGTGATCCGCAGAATCGCGCCGAGGCGATCCCTCTCCTCCCGGTCCTCGCGGAGCTTCGAGAGATAGCACTCCAGATCGCGCATGGAGAGTTCGCGGAGACGGCGGCGCAGTCGCGTCCGGAGCCCCTTCCGCACGCGGCGATAGCCTCGCCGGGAAAAACCGAGAAGAGGGAGCGCCTCCCGGAAGAAGCGATCGTACTCGACCCGCTCGAAGGGGGGGGGCTCACCGCGGCGCTCCTCTTCGAGCGCCTCCTCGGTTCGACGCCGCGCGCGTCCGAGCCTCTCCCGGATCCGTTCCACGTGACTCCCCTCCCAGAAGAGGCGGCCGCAGGATTCGCAACGCGTGAAGGGTCCCTCCACGCCGGACGGCCGGTCCGGCGGATCCCCTTCGACACGCACGGCGCCGTTGCATTCCATGCAGCGCGTGAAGGGGCGCGCCAGCGGGTCGTATGCGGGGAAGCGGCGGAAGAGTTCGACCAGCTGATCGTCCAAAACGGCGCTCTCGAGCACGATCCTCTCCCGCGCGTCGCCGGGGAACGCGCCGTCCCGGGTAAGGACCAAACGCCCCTCCCG is part of the Candidatus Eisenbacteria bacterium genome and encodes:
- a CDS encoding DUF5615 family PIN-like protein: MDAPRFLADDMLARLARWLRGAGLDVAYAGDGAADDRILKRARREGRLVLTRDGAFPGDARERIVLESAVLDDQLVELFRRFPAYDPLARPFTRCMECNGAVRVEGDPPDRPSGVEGPFTRCESCGRLFWEGSHVERIRERLGRARRRTEEALEEERRGEPPPFERVEYDRFFREALPLLGFSRRGYRRVRKGLRTRLRRRLRELSMRDLECYLSKLREDREERDRLGAILRITISRFFRDRHVWLRFPETLFPVLADLAEGGGPARIWSLGSASGEEPFTLRMVWNESSRPDPPPEILASDISRGCLARSREGLYGESALHNAPVFFREKYFNQEGNAFRLDRAVIESVRFERFDWRRDGWPAGFHWVLARNGPFTYLDDAGRVRAERLLAESIVPGGFLWIGGNERLPGRDGRWERIAPNLYRRTRRGGEVSEENAGAAGRKR